GACACCGCGAAACTGGCGAGTTCGGAAATAAAGCAGATCAAATAGAGCCTTGGAAGGCGAGGCGATATAAAAATCAAATTTCCCTTTAGCCAGGGAAAAGCCGGAAAACAATTCTTTTTTAATCGACTGATAGGAAAAATTTCCCGCTTTGGTCTGATAATCCTTGGTGACCTTCGGCGTGATTGAAGTAACAGAATGGATTGCCTCGGTAGCGAGATTATAATACTGCAAGGCAGCCCAAGAACTTACATAAGATGGGGTGCGGATGATATTAGCGAGATAGAAAGAATAGGAAATATCGTTTTTATTTTTATCAAAAAAATCGGCAGATATATATAATCCGTTTTTTAGCCGGTAAATTTCTTTATATTTCAAAAACCGGCTGATATAAGTATCAACCGTAGAATCTTCAAGCCCCAACTGCTTGCCAAGCTGATAAATAGTGCTTTTACTGAAATGGGGCAATGATTTAAGCTGTTCTAAAAGGTTTTTTTTGCTTTTCATAATTATGACAATAGTGTATCATATAAGAAACGCCGTGTCAACCCACCCTTATAGTTTATTTAATATTGGCTAAACATTGAATTATAGCAAAGCACTGTATTGAGTGTCAGGTCTTTACGTTTAGCGTTTTAAAAATTAACGATTTCCTGCCCGCCGGCAGACAGGAAGACCTGGGCCCAAAACAAAAAAATTTTAATCCCCCCCCTGCCATTGTTTTATTAAAAAATTTCAGCCCTTCATTGATTTGGTCAAAACTGAATCAAAAAGCTCTTTGAGTTTTAATTTTTGTTCGAGTAGCTGTTTTTTATAGTCCTGTACCGCGGAAAGTTTGGCAACGATTTGTTTTTGGATTTTAAGGGTAGGCAAAACAATCTTTACTTTCGACAATATAGCTAAATTTATATTTTTTTGCGCAGCTTGAGTTGCTACCGAATTTAAATAATTTTTTGATAACAAAAGTTGAAAATATAGAAATTTATTATCAATTAAATCCTTATCGGCACGTATGCCTACAATGCTATCCGGAAATGCGGCATCAATTTCCAAAATAGCCAAATCACCTATATTGGCTGCTATAGTTATTACTATTGTGCCCTTGAAAAAAATTTTACTAACTTTCAGTCCTTCTTCATTAAGAGTTTGATGATATGTTCTAATAAACCCATCAGAATTAACAATTTCACCCGTTTGAATCCATGGGATAGAGCCACCAAAATATATAGGATCATTTCTTGGTCTCGGTGTAAATTTTCCTCTTTCCAATTTTGAAACTTCAGGAAGTCTCTTTATCGCCCATTCCCTACCAGAAGAATTTAATTCCTTATGCAAAAATGATTGAAAAAGCTCATCAGTTTTTTGAATAAGCTCGTCGTTCAATTTCCTCGCCTCGGCGATTTTATCCAGCCGCTCAACAATTTGTTTCTGAATTTCGAGAGGCGGAAGAGTAATTTCAAAATTTAAAATATCTTTTTCACGAACAGACGGATAATTACTTCCCTTTTGTCTACTTTGTAAATAAATAGATAAACTCTTGAAATTGCTAAGCCAATAAAATAAAAATCTTGATGAAGTTTCCGACTGCCTTGCTTTAAGAATCGTAAAGGCAGAGGAGACAGGATAACTTTTATCAATTAAAACAATCGCTCCCCTTGTTGGACGGACGCGTGATATTAATACAGTATTTTCTGGTGCAACAACCGCACCTTTTATAGATTTTTTATCCTTAAAGCTAATTGATTTGTTTTCTAGGTCAATATCACCAATTTCAATATATGGCCATGAACCAACGACAGCTTTTTCTAAATTTAATCTTTCGGTTATTTCTACTAATTTTTTTATTGGCCAAGTTTTCATAAAGGCAAACTTACACGTAAATTCTATCCTCAGCATAATCTCTCGCGCGTGCAGATATCTTAACTATTTGTTTGGCTAAAGCCATAGTGATGAAACATACAAAAACGACTTCTTTGCTTGTAAACCGATGTCTTCTGATTTTAACATCAAAATCATGTTTCGCGGGAACATAAACTAACTTATTAAATTGGATAAGCCGCAATCTAAGTTTTTCTGATATAGCACCTTTGAGATTAATTAAATTGGAACCTAAAGATTTTTCTTCGTATTTTTTATTCCTCAAGTTATCTGCAGAACAAAATTTAATGAGGTGATCAATATAATCTCCAAAATCTCTCATAGCATCTCTCGTATGATACGGGAGATACCCCAACTCATCGTTAAGATAGAACATGGGTCGCTTTGGCTTGGTTCCGACTTTTTCCTGAAGAACCTCTATAGCAAGCCTTTTCTTTTTTCTAGACGAAGTAATGTCCTCGGATAATTTATCTGCTTCAGCAATCTCTTTCTCGGCCAACACATCGGCAGCTAATTTTGATACCCCTGGATCTATTTCCAAATACTCAGATTTTGGACAAGTTTCTCTCATAATATTGATACGTTAGTTTAACTGATTTTTGTTAGTCGGGCCATAATTAATTTTTATATTCCGGGGAAACCTTCAATATTAGAAGCATATGATTTCTTAAACTATTCAAAATCCCAAGCGATAAAAGTTTTGAATAATCTCTCTCGGGATTTTTAGATTTTGC
This genomic stretch from Patescibacteria group bacterium harbors:
- a CDS encoding restriction endonuclease subunit S; the protein is MLRIEFTCKFAFMKTWPIKKLVEITERLNLEKAVVGSWPYIEIGDIDLENKSISFKDKKSIKGAVVAPENTVLISRVRPTRGAIVLIDKSYPVSSAFTILKARQSETSSRFLFYWLSNFKSLSIYLQSRQKGSNYPSVREKDILNFEITLPPLEIQKQIVERLDKIAEARKLNDELIQKTDELFQSFLHKELNSSGREWAIKRLPEVSKLERGKFTPRPRNDPIYFGGSIPWIQTGEIVNSDGFIRTYHQTLNEEGLKVSKIFFKGTIVITIAANIGDLAILEIDAAFPDSIVGIRADKDLIDNKFLYFQLLLSKNYLNSVATQAAQKNINLAILSKVKIVLPTLKIQKQIVAKLSAVQDYKKQLLEQKLKLKELFDSVLTKSMKG